The uncultured Methanobrevibacter sp. region AGACGATGGAAAAAACTACAAAAAAGACTACAAAAATGGTACAACAAAAGAACAAACCAATTAAATGACTACATTGAAAAACTAACCTACAACCTAGTTAAAAAATATGATACAATAGTCTTTGAAGAAAACTACTCTACTATCAAGATTTTAATCGGAGGAGAGCAAAACATGATATTTCCTTTATCGCGATTCATAAAAAGACTAAAAGACAAATTCCAACTCTACAAAAGCGAAGCAGATGGAGTACAATTCGTAAAAGCACACAACACAAGCAGAACATGCCACCACTGCGGACACATAAACAAAGAGTTAAAAGTCAAAACACGCAACTGGAAATGTCAAAAATGCGAAAAAATACGACACATAAACAAAGAGTTAAAAGTCAAAACACGCAACTGGAAATGTCAAAAATGCGGAAAAACACTTGATAGGGACACAAACGCAGCAATTAATATTCTAAACCGCTGGTTCAACGGGGATAGCCTGAAAAAATACTTAAATTAACCATATTGAGTGAAAAAAATTCAGGAATCCCCACCCTCTTTTAGGGTGGGGTGGTTCAATTGTTGCTAAAAAGAGATTTTTTGAAGTTCTGTGAAATCACGTATTTCTTGTTTTATATTATAATGTTGTAAGTTATACTTTTGTTTTATTTTTATTTTTGTAATTTTGTAAGTTATACTTTTGTTTTATTTTTATTTTTGTAATTTTGTAAGTTATACTTTTGTTTTATTTTTATTTTTGTAATTTTGTAAGTTATAACTGACAAATTTATATATGATTATAATCTAATATATTATTAAGATGTGATTGCATGATTAAAAGAGAAGATTATCTTAATGTTTTTTATAACTATTTGGACACGGATTTTATTAAAATTATTATTGGGTTGCGTAGATGTGGAAAAACAACATTTTTAAAAAGTATTATCGAGGAACTTAAGGGTTTAGGTATTGCTGATGAGAATATAATTTACATATCATTAGAAAATGTGAAATATAGACATATTAAGACATCAAAAGAATTGGATGAAGTTGTTTTAGATAAGGTTAAAGATATTGAGGGTAAGGTCTATTTATTGTTTGATGAAATTCAATTGGTTGATGAATGGGAAGAGTCAATTAATTCATATAGGGTTTCTTTTGATTGTGATATTTATGTTACTGGATCTAATTCAAAATTGTTCTCATCTG contains the following coding sequences:
- a CDS encoding zinc ribbon domain-containing protein, with amino-acid sequence RRWKKLQKRLQKWYNKRTNQLNDYIEKLTYNLVKKYDTIVFEENYSTIKILIGGEQNMIFPLSRFIKRLKDKFQLYKSEADGVQFVKAHNTSRTCHHCGHINKELKVKTRNWKCQKCEKIRHINKELKVKTRNWKCQKCGKTLDRDTNAAINILNRWFNGDSLKKYLN